A single genomic interval of Spinacia oleracea cultivar Varoflay chromosome 6, BTI_SOV_V1, whole genome shotgun sequence harbors:
- the LOC110792952 gene encoding S-adenosyl-L-methionine-dependent uroporphyrinogen III methyltransferase, chloroplastic isoform X3, producing MASLNHLHSLSIQTSTAFHTNLQKPKTFHTQICVNYRQIVCCSTSSPFTEKNSVERYQREHWVYPVISQFQSSQSQEHCQSSSPPQPSKDRREDDIASQLPELKKLLEVLREKRESQSQGGGNSGVIGNVYLVGTGPGDPELLTVKALKIIQSADLLLYDRLVSNDVLEMVGPNAKLLYVGKTAGYHSRTQEEIHQLLLSFAEAGANVVRLKGGDPLIFGRGGEEMDFLQQKGIQVKVVPGITAASGISAELGIPLTHRGIATSVRYLTGHSRNGGTDPLYVAENAADPDCTLVVYMGLATLPALAQKLVQHGLPNDTPAVAVERGTTAQQRLVFSKLENLADKIRCSGLVSPTLIIIGKVVALSPLWMQSCEEPAELVDAK from the exons ATGGCTTCTCTAAATCATCTTCATTCATTATCAATTCAAACTTCCACCGCATTTCATACCAATCTGCAAAAACCCAAAACTTTTCACACCCAAATCTGCGTTAATTATAGGCAAATTGTATGTTGTTCAACTTCTTCACCCTTCACTGAGAAGAATTCGGTGGAGCGATACCAAAGGGAGCACTGGGTTTATCCTGTTATATCTCAATTTCAATCATCTCAATCTCAAGAACACTGTCAATCGTCTTCGCCGCCGCAGCCGTCTAAGGATAGAAGGGAAGATGACATTGCTTCCCAACTACCAGAACTCAAGAAGCTGCTTGAGGTAttgagagaaaagagagagagcCAATCACAAGGTGGCGGCAATTCTGGTGTTATTGGAAATGTGTATTTGGTGGGCACTGGTCCAGGGGACCCTGAGTTACTCACTGTAAAAGCTCTCAAAATAATTCAATCTGCTGATCTTCTATTGTACGATCGCCTCGTCTCGAATGATGTGTTGGAAATGGTGGGCCCCAATGCTAAGCTTCTGTATGTTGGGAAGACTGCTGGCTACCATAGTAGGACACAGGAGGAGATTCATCAGCTGCTGTTGAGTTTTGCTGAAGCTGGTGCTAATGTTGTTAGACTTAAAGGCGGAGATCCTCTT ATTTTCGGACGCGGTGGCGAAGAGATGGATTTCCTGCAGCAGAAGGGGATTCAAGTTAAAGTTGTTCCAG GTATTACTGCTGCTTCAGGTATATCAGCTGAACTAGGAATTCCGTTGACTCATCGAGGCATCGCAACTAGTGTTAGATATCTCACTGGACACTCAAGGAATGGGGGAACTGATCCGTTGTATGTAGCAGAGAATGCTGCTGACCCTGACTGTACCCTAGTTGTATATATGGGTTTGGCAACACTTCCTGCTCTTGCCCAGAAATTGGTGCAACATGGCCTGCCTAATGATACTCCTGCTGTTGCAGTGGAAAGAGGGACAACTGCTCAACAGCGTTTG GTATTTTCAAAGTTGGAGAATCTTGCTGATAAAATTAGATGTAGTGGACTGGTATCCCCTACACTGATCATCATCGGGAAGGTTGTTGCACTTTCCCCATTGTGGATGCAATCCTGTGAAGAACCAGCTGAGCTTGTGGATGCAAAGTAG
- the LOC110792952 gene encoding S-adenosyl-L-methionine-dependent uroporphyrinogen III methyltransferase, chloroplastic isoform X4: MASLNHLHSLSIQTSTAFHTNLQKPKTFHTQICVNYRQIVCCSTSSPFTEKNSVERYQREHWVYPVISQFQSSQSQEHCQSSSPPQPSKDRREDDIASQLPELKKLLEVLREKRESQSQGGGNSGVIGNVYLVGTGPGDPELLTVKALKIIQSADLLLYDRLVSNDVLEMVGPNAKLLYVGKTAGYHSRTQEEIHQLLLSFAEAGANVVRLKGGDPLIFGRGGEEMDFLQQKGIQVKVVPGISAELGIPLTHRGIATSVRYLTGHSRNGGTDPLYVAENAADPDCTLVVYMGLATLPALAQKLVQHGLPNDTPAVAVERGTTAQQRLVFSKLENLADKIRCSGLVSPTLIIIGKVVALSPLWMQSCEEPAELVDAK; the protein is encoded by the exons ATGGCTTCTCTAAATCATCTTCATTCATTATCAATTCAAACTTCCACCGCATTTCATACCAATCTGCAAAAACCCAAAACTTTTCACACCCAAATCTGCGTTAATTATAGGCAAATTGTATGTTGTTCAACTTCTTCACCCTTCACTGAGAAGAATTCGGTGGAGCGATACCAAAGGGAGCACTGGGTTTATCCTGTTATATCTCAATTTCAATCATCTCAATCTCAAGAACACTGTCAATCGTCTTCGCCGCCGCAGCCGTCTAAGGATAGAAGGGAAGATGACATTGCTTCCCAACTACCAGAACTCAAGAAGCTGCTTGAGGTAttgagagaaaagagagagagcCAATCACAAGGTGGCGGCAATTCTGGTGTTATTGGAAATGTGTATTTGGTGGGCACTGGTCCAGGGGACCCTGAGTTACTCACTGTAAAAGCTCTCAAAATAATTCAATCTGCTGATCTTCTATTGTACGATCGCCTCGTCTCGAATGATGTGTTGGAAATGGTGGGCCCCAATGCTAAGCTTCTGTATGTTGGGAAGACTGCTGGCTACCATAGTAGGACACAGGAGGAGATTCATCAGCTGCTGTTGAGTTTTGCTGAAGCTGGTGCTAATGTTGTTAGACTTAAAGGCGGAGATCCTCTT ATTTTCGGACGCGGTGGCGAAGAGATGGATTTCCTGCAGCAGAAGGGGATTCAAGTTAAAGTTGTTCCAG GTATATCAGCTGAACTAGGAATTCCGTTGACTCATCGAGGCATCGCAACTAGTGTTAGATATCTCACTGGACACTCAAGGAATGGGGGAACTGATCCGTTGTATGTAGCAGAGAATGCTGCTGACCCTGACTGTACCCTAGTTGTATATATGGGTTTGGCAACACTTCCTGCTCTTGCCCAGAAATTGGTGCAACATGGCCTGCCTAATGATACTCCTGCTGTTGCAGTGGAAAGAGGGACAACTGCTCAACAGCGTTTG GTATTTTCAAAGTTGGAGAATCTTGCTGATAAAATTAGATGTAGTGGACTGGTATCCCCTACACTGATCATCATCGGGAAGGTTGTTGCACTTTCCCCATTGTGGATGCAATCCTGTGAAGAACCAGCTGAGCTTGTGGATGCAAAGTAG
- the LOC110792952 gene encoding S-adenosyl-L-methionine-dependent uroporphyrinogen III methyltransferase, chloroplastic isoform X1: MASLNHLHSLSIQTSTAFHTNLQKPKTFHTQICVNYRQIVCCSTSSPFTEKNSVERYQREHWVYPVISQFQSSQSQEHCQSSSPPQPSKDRREDDIASQLPELKKLLEVLREKRESQSQGGGNSGVIGNVYLVGTGPGDPELLTVKALKIIQSADLLLYDRLVSNDVLEMVGPNAKLLYVGKTAGYHSRTQEEIHQLLLSFAEAGANVVRLKGGDPLIFGRGGEEMDFLQQKGIQVKVVPGITAASGISAELGIPLTHRGIATSVRYLTGHSRNGGTDPLYVAENAADPDCTLVVYMGLATLPALAQKLVQHGLPNDTPAVAVERGTTAQQRLKGAKAKRLQTEQHSADLPTFSSWFQLYAGINCTKQRKQNAPLIVIELTLSKLLMVLKDSTITLTSK, translated from the exons ATGGCTTCTCTAAATCATCTTCATTCATTATCAATTCAAACTTCCACCGCATTTCATACCAATCTGCAAAAACCCAAAACTTTTCACACCCAAATCTGCGTTAATTATAGGCAAATTGTATGTTGTTCAACTTCTTCACCCTTCACTGAGAAGAATTCGGTGGAGCGATACCAAAGGGAGCACTGGGTTTATCCTGTTATATCTCAATTTCAATCATCTCAATCTCAAGAACACTGTCAATCGTCTTCGCCGCCGCAGCCGTCTAAGGATAGAAGGGAAGATGACATTGCTTCCCAACTACCAGAACTCAAGAAGCTGCTTGAGGTAttgagagaaaagagagagagcCAATCACAAGGTGGCGGCAATTCTGGTGTTATTGGAAATGTGTATTTGGTGGGCACTGGTCCAGGGGACCCTGAGTTACTCACTGTAAAAGCTCTCAAAATAATTCAATCTGCTGATCTTCTATTGTACGATCGCCTCGTCTCGAATGATGTGTTGGAAATGGTGGGCCCCAATGCTAAGCTTCTGTATGTTGGGAAGACTGCTGGCTACCATAGTAGGACACAGGAGGAGATTCATCAGCTGCTGTTGAGTTTTGCTGAAGCTGGTGCTAATGTTGTTAGACTTAAAGGCGGAGATCCTCTT ATTTTCGGACGCGGTGGCGAAGAGATGGATTTCCTGCAGCAGAAGGGGATTCAAGTTAAAGTTGTTCCAG GTATTACTGCTGCTTCAGGTATATCAGCTGAACTAGGAATTCCGTTGACTCATCGAGGCATCGCAACTAGTGTTAGATATCTCACTGGACACTCAAGGAATGGGGGAACTGATCCGTTGTATGTAGCAGAGAATGCTGCTGACCCTGACTGTACCCTAGTTGTATATATGGGTTTGGCAACACTTCCTGCTCTTGCCCAGAAATTGGTGCAACATGGCCTGCCTAATGATACTCCTGCTGTTGCAGTGGAAAGAGGGACAACTGCTCAACAGCGTTTG AAAGGAGCCAAGGCAAAGCGTTTGCAGACGGAGCAACACTCAGCAGATCTTCCCACATTTTCTTCCTGGTTTCAACTGTATGCAGGCATAAATTGCACCAAACAAAGAAAGCAAAATGCTCCCTTGATTGTCATAGAGCTTACATTGAGTAAACTGCTAATGGTCTTGAAGGACAGTACAATAACATTAACCTCTAAGTGA
- the LOC110792952 gene encoding S-adenosyl-L-methionine-dependent uroporphyrinogen III methyltransferase, chloroplastic isoform X2, with translation MASLNHLHSLSIQTSTAFHTNLQKPKTFHTQICVNYRQIVCCSTSSPFTEKNSVERYQREHWVYPVISQFQSSQSQEHCQSSSPPQPSKDRREDDIASQLPELKKLLEVLREKRESQSQGGGNSGVIGNVYLVGTGPGDPELLTVKALKIIQSADLLLYDRLVSNDVLEMVGPNAKLLYVGKTAGYHSRTQEEIHQLLLSFAEAGANVVRLKGGDPLIFGRGGEEMDFLQQKGIQVKVVPGISAELGIPLTHRGIATSVRYLTGHSRNGGTDPLYVAENAADPDCTLVVYMGLATLPALAQKLVQHGLPNDTPAVAVERGTTAQQRLKGAKAKRLQTEQHSADLPTFSSWFQLYAGINCTKQRKQNAPLIVIELTLSKLLMVLKDSTITLTSK, from the exons ATGGCTTCTCTAAATCATCTTCATTCATTATCAATTCAAACTTCCACCGCATTTCATACCAATCTGCAAAAACCCAAAACTTTTCACACCCAAATCTGCGTTAATTATAGGCAAATTGTATGTTGTTCAACTTCTTCACCCTTCACTGAGAAGAATTCGGTGGAGCGATACCAAAGGGAGCACTGGGTTTATCCTGTTATATCTCAATTTCAATCATCTCAATCTCAAGAACACTGTCAATCGTCTTCGCCGCCGCAGCCGTCTAAGGATAGAAGGGAAGATGACATTGCTTCCCAACTACCAGAACTCAAGAAGCTGCTTGAGGTAttgagagaaaagagagagagcCAATCACAAGGTGGCGGCAATTCTGGTGTTATTGGAAATGTGTATTTGGTGGGCACTGGTCCAGGGGACCCTGAGTTACTCACTGTAAAAGCTCTCAAAATAATTCAATCTGCTGATCTTCTATTGTACGATCGCCTCGTCTCGAATGATGTGTTGGAAATGGTGGGCCCCAATGCTAAGCTTCTGTATGTTGGGAAGACTGCTGGCTACCATAGTAGGACACAGGAGGAGATTCATCAGCTGCTGTTGAGTTTTGCTGAAGCTGGTGCTAATGTTGTTAGACTTAAAGGCGGAGATCCTCTT ATTTTCGGACGCGGTGGCGAAGAGATGGATTTCCTGCAGCAGAAGGGGATTCAAGTTAAAGTTGTTCCAG GTATATCAGCTGAACTAGGAATTCCGTTGACTCATCGAGGCATCGCAACTAGTGTTAGATATCTCACTGGACACTCAAGGAATGGGGGAACTGATCCGTTGTATGTAGCAGAGAATGCTGCTGACCCTGACTGTACCCTAGTTGTATATATGGGTTTGGCAACACTTCCTGCTCTTGCCCAGAAATTGGTGCAACATGGCCTGCCTAATGATACTCCTGCTGTTGCAGTGGAAAGAGGGACAACTGCTCAACAGCGTTTG AAAGGAGCCAAGGCAAAGCGTTTGCAGACGGAGCAACACTCAGCAGATCTTCCCACATTTTCTTCCTGGTTTCAACTGTATGCAGGCATAAATTGCACCAAACAAAGAAAGCAAAATGCTCCCTTGATTGTCATAGAGCTTACATTGAGTAAACTGCTAATGGTCTTGAAGGACAGTACAATAACATTAACCTCTAAGTGA